A single window of Cololabis saira isolate AMF1-May2022 chromosome 24, fColSai1.1, whole genome shotgun sequence DNA harbors:
- the LOC133425020 gene encoding N-chimaerin yields the protein MALNVFDHDEYRPPVWKSYLYQLQQEAPHPRRLTCTCEVENRPKYYGREYHGMISREDADQLLSQAEGSYLIRESQRQPGTYTLALRFGNQTRNFRLYHDGKHFVGEKRFESIHDLVTDGLITLYIETKAAEYIAKMTINPIYEHVGYTTLNQEPALKKLLPLSPEAPDGPAPAKVDGNTEERLTSLVRRATLRESDLAPKYEKVHNFKVHTFRGPHWCEYCANFMWGLIAQGVKCADCGLNVHKQCSKVVPNDCQPDLRHVKKVYSCDLTTLVKAHNTKRPMVVDMCIQEIEARGLDSEGLYRISGFSELIEDVKLAFDRDGEKADISSNAYEDINIITGALKLYFRELPIPLISYDAYPRFMEAAKITDAEKRMESLHEALKLLPPAHCESLRYLMGHLKRVTQCEKDNLMSSENLGIVFGPTLMRAPDLDAMTALNDIRYQRLVVETLITHEDVLF from the exons ATGGCCCTAAATGTTTTTG ATCATGATGAATACAGGCCACCGGTGTGGAAGTCCTACT TGTACCAGCTCCAGCAGGAGGCTCCTCACCCACGACGACTCACCTGCACCTGTGAG GTGGAAAACCGACCTAAATACTATGGGAGAGA GTACCACGGGATGATCTCCAGAGAGGATGCTGACCAGTTACTGAGTCAGGCCGAAGGCAGCTACCTCATCAGGGAGAGTCAGCGGCAGCCGGGCACGTACACGCTGGCTCTGAG GTTTGGGAATCAGACGAGAAACTTCCGTCTCTATCATGACGGGAAGCACTTTGTGGGTGAGAAAAGGTTTGAGTCCATCCACGACCTGGTGACTGACGGCCTCATCACTCTCTACATCGAGACCAAG GCAGCGGAGTACATCGCTAAGATGACCATAAACCCCATCTACGAACACGTGGGCTACACCACCCTCAACCAGGAGCCTGCGCTGAAGAAGCTCCTGCCGCTCAGTCCGGAAGCCCCGGACGGACCCGCTCCAGCTAAAGTGGACGGCAACACGGAGGAGAGG CTCACATCGCTGGTGCGCCGGGCCACCCTGAGGGAGAGCGACTTGGCGCCCAAGTACGAGAAGGTCCACAACTTCAAG GTTCATACATTCAGGGGTCCCCACTGGTGCGAGTACTGCGCTAACTTCATGTGGGGTCTCATCGCTCAGGGAGTGAAGTGTGCAG ACTGCGGgctgaatgttcacaaacagTGCTCCAAAGTGGTTCCCAACGACTGCCAGCCGGACCTGCGGCACGTCAAAAAGGTGTACAGCTGCGACCTGACCACGCTGGTCAAAGCCCACAACACCAAGAGGCCGATGGTGGTGGACATGTGCATTCAGGAGATCGAGGCTAGAG GTCTGGATTCAGAGGGCTTGTACCGGATATCGGGCTTCAGCGAGCTCATAGAGGACGTCAAGCTGGCCTTTGACAGAG ATGGAGAGAAAGCAGATATTTCCTCAAATGCTTATGAGGACATCAACATCATCACTGGAGCCCTGAAGCTTTACTTCCGAGAGCTGCCGATTCCTCTCATCTCGTATGACGCCTACCCCCGCTTCATGGAGGCTGCAA aaatTACAGATGCAGAAAAACGAATGGAGTCTCTCCACGAGGCCTTAAAGTTGCTCCCCCCGGCTCACTGCGAGTCGCTGCGATACCTCATGGGCCATCTCAAGAG AGTCACCCAGTGTGAAAAGGACAACCTGATGTCCAGCGAAAACCTGGGCATCGTGTTCGGCCCGACGCTGATGAGGGCCCCCGATCTGGACGCCATGACGGCGCTCAACGATATCAGATACCAGAGACTGGTGGTGGAGACGCTCATTACCCACGAAGATGTcttgttttaa